Proteins encoded within one genomic window of Bacteroides sedimenti:
- a CDS encoding AraC family transcriptional regulator, with amino-acid sequence MEIPVYTLDDYFKAFNKPCLAFNLETLHHQLPYDPNAVHRHDYYQILILEEGEAEQRIEFDAYQLKAPCVSVLFPKQFHQLSLSPDSKGTVIMFDDALFCSAVLKKELSAYTVDLQKRLNYIPFDSTSFEEVRTIVERMWLHYENLTILKKEQIKFYIKILLLTLVDASQTRTPSRKESEEADVYLRFRELVEEQFKHNRTVAIYAEQLNVTPKRLTAMCQRYTGEAALDVIHERILLEIKRMLVFYDYSNKEIAYELGFDSPSALNKFIAAKMHCSPSELKFRLSHIYK; translated from the coding sequence ATGGAAATACCTGTTTACACCTTGGATGATTATTTTAAGGCATTCAATAAACCTTGCCTGGCGTTTAATTTAGAAACGCTTCATCATCAACTGCCGTATGACCCTAACGCAGTTCATCGGCATGATTATTATCAGATTCTTATTCTGGAAGAAGGAGAAGCCGAACAGCGTATTGAGTTTGACGCCTATCAGCTGAAGGCTCCGTGTGTTTCGGTGCTTTTCCCAAAACAGTTTCATCAGCTTTCACTTTCGCCCGACAGCAAAGGAACGGTCATCATGTTTGATGACGCCCTGTTCTGTTCGGCCGTGTTGAAGAAGGAGCTGAGCGCATATACCGTTGACTTGCAGAAACGGCTGAACTACATTCCGTTTGATAGCACATCCTTCGAGGAGGTTCGAACCATTGTCGAAAGAATGTGGTTGCATTACGAAAATCTCACCATCCTGAAGAAGGAACAGATTAAATTCTACATTAAGATTCTGCTGCTGACTTTGGTGGATGCCAGCCAAACGCGCACGCCATCCAGAAAAGAGAGTGAGGAGGCGGATGTCTATCTCCGGTTTCGGGAGCTGGTGGAAGAGCAGTTTAAGCACAACCGCACTGTGGCCATCTATGCCGAGCAGCTGAATGTAACGCCAAAACGCCTCACGGCAATGTGCCAGCGATATACGGGCGAGGCTGCACTGGACGTGATTCACGAACGTATTCTGCTCGAAATTAAAAGAATGCTGGTCTTCTATGACTATTCCAATAAAGAGATTGCCTACGAATTGGGTTTCGACTCTCCATCGGCTCTGAATAAGTTTATTGCGGCGAAAATGCATTGCTCGCCTTCGGAGCTGAAATTTCGATTGTCCCATATTTACAAGTAA
- a CDS encoding DMT family transporter, translated as MWLLLAFTSAFLLGFYDVFKKKSLKENAVLPVLFLNTLFSSLIFVPFILLSAVGKDWITHSIFYVPIEGWEVHKFVLLKSAIVLSSWIFGYFAMKHLPLTIVGPINATRPVMVLVGALLVFGERLNLYQWIGVLMAIVSFFLLSRSGKKEGIDFKHNRWVFFLVLASVMGAISGLYDKYLMKQFDPMLIQSWYNVYQLFIMGTVLLFLWWPKRKETTPFRWDWSIVLISVFLAAADFVYFYALSYEDSMISIVSMVRRSSVIVSFIFGAIFFREKNLKSKAIDLILVLIGMIFLYLGSK; from the coding sequence ATGTGGTTATTATTAGCGTTTACTTCAGCCTTTCTATTAGGCTTTTACGATGTTTTTAAAAAGAAATCTTTAAAAGAGAATGCGGTTCTGCCGGTATTGTTTCTAAATACTCTCTTTTCCAGTTTAATTTTCGTTCCGTTCATTCTCCTCTCGGCTGTGGGAAAGGATTGGATAACTCATTCCATCTTTTATGTCCCCATTGAAGGGTGGGAAGTGCACAAATTCGTGCTTCTGAAATCGGCCATTGTACTCTCATCGTGGATTTTCGGGTATTTTGCCATGAAACATCTGCCCCTCACCATTGTTGGCCCCATAAATGCCACCCGCCCGGTAATGGTGCTGGTCGGAGCATTGCTGGTCTTTGGCGAACGGCTCAATCTGTATCAATGGATTGGTGTACTGATGGCAATTGTCTCGTTCTTCTTGCTCAGTCGTTCGGGGAAGAAGGAGGGGATCGACTTCAAGCACAACCGCTGGGTCTTCTTTCTTGTACTGGCTTCGGTAATGGGAGCTATCAGCGGATTGTACGACAAGTACCTGATGAAGCAGTTCGACCCCATGCTTATCCAGTCGTGGTATAATGTGTACCAGCTGTTCATCATGGGAACCGTCTTGCTGTTTTTGTGGTGGCCCAAACGCAAAGAGACAACCCCATTTCGTTGGGACTGGAGTATTGTGCTGATATCCGTCTTTCTTGCCGCTGCCGATTTTGTCTACTTCTATGCACTTAGTTACGAAGACTCCATGATTTCAATTGTATCCATGGTAAGAAGAAGCAGTGTAATCGTCTCTTTTATCTTTGGTGCGATATTTTTCCGTGAAAAGAATTTAAAAAGCAAAGCAATTGATCTAATTTTGGTGCTAATCGGAATGATATTCTTATATTTGGGCTCAAAATAA
- a CDS encoding DUF3256 family protein, giving the protein MKKIVLLCLLIVSAVAMHGQDAKSLFINMPDTLMPLLTKVNREDFADFLESKMKAQVKNRMDKMSEMKELSKDYLFVQTTSQSSFQMKLLQLNDTAKVICTINTVCGPVCDSSIKFYTTGWKELPSKEYLELPSVEQFFLAPDSAQMEAFNNARASLDIYFLKADLSKEGTNLTFTYTASENMAEGDAEVLKPFLKKELVYTWQNGRFALK; this is encoded by the coding sequence ATGAAAAAGATTGTCCTTCTCTGTTTATTGATAGTTTCCGCTGTTGCCATGCATGGGCAAGATGCAAAATCGCTGTTTATCAATATGCCCGATACATTAATGCCTTTGCTCACCAAGGTAAACCGGGAAGATTTTGCCGATTTCCTTGAAAGCAAGATGAAAGCACAGGTGAAGAACAGGATGGATAAAATGTCTGAGATGAAAGAGCTTTCCAAGGATTACCTTTTTGTGCAGACAACCTCCCAGAGCAGTTTTCAGATGAAATTGCTGCAACTGAACGATACCGCAAAGGTTATTTGCACAATCAATACGGTTTGCGGACCGGTGTGCGACAGCAGCATTAAGTTTTATACCACCGGATGGAAGGAACTCCCATCAAAAGAATATCTCGAATTGCCGTCGGTTGAACAGTTCTTTCTGGCTCCCGACTCTGCCCAGATGGAGGCGTTTAATAATGCCAGGGCCTCTTTGGATATCTACTTTCTGAAAGCCGATTTATCAAAGGAGGGAACCAATCTGACTTTTACCTATACAGCTTCGGAAAACATGGCCGAAGGTGATGCCGAGGTTTTGAAACCTTTCCTAAAGAAGGAACTGGTCTACACATGGCAAAATGGCCGTTTTGCTTTAAAATAA
- a CDS encoding iron-containing alcohol dehydrogenase, which produces MSKLYVAGQVFHGAGSLEELSNLKGKKAVIVTGRNSVKNNGVLDKVEAYLHRAGMETRVFSDVEADPSIDTVRQGAKVFTEFGPDWIIGLGGCSSIDAAKAMWVLYEYPEITFDEMIKVFGVPELRKKARFVAIPSTSGTGTEMTGLAVITDRERGVKYPVVSYELTPDVAIVDGELCKTMPAHVTANTGLDALTHCIEAYVSNIEDNYAEVLAKGGMDLIFKNLNTAMESPEDTAARQNMHDASCMGGFAFNNSWLGIAHSLAHQLGGMYGIPHGCANAIVLPNVIRFNSKATGRYEELAQVLGKTSTEEFAQAVEQLRSSVNVIGSIKEFGISEEEWNKNLNYLATNALADACTGFNPRKPTAEELAQIYQACYEGSKVEF; this is translated from the coding sequence ATGAGTAAATTGTATGTTGCAGGACAGGTATTTCATGGAGCAGGATCTCTGGAAGAGTTGTCAAATTTGAAAGGTAAAAAAGCCGTAATCGTTACGGGTAGAAATTCAGTTAAAAATAATGGCGTATTAGATAAGGTAGAAGCTTATCTGCACAGAGCCGGAATGGAAACCAGGGTTTTCAGCGATGTTGAGGCCGATCCTTCTATTGACACAGTTCGTCAGGGAGCAAAGGTGTTCACAGAATTTGGTCCCGACTGGATTATCGGTCTTGGAGGTTGCTCTTCTATTGATGCTGCCAAGGCAATGTGGGTGCTATACGAATATCCTGAAATCACTTTCGACGAGATGATCAAAGTGTTCGGCGTTCCCGAACTGCGCAAAAAGGCTCGTTTCGTGGCTATCCCGTCAACAAGCGGTACAGGTACCGAAATGACCGGTCTGGCTGTGATTACCGATCGCGAAAGAGGTGTTAAATATCCGGTTGTATCTTATGAACTGACTCCTGATGTGGCTATTGTGGATGGCGAACTTTGCAAAACCATGCCTGCACACGTCACAGCAAATACCGGTCTGGATGCGTTGACACACTGTATTGAAGCTTATGTTTCAAACATTGAAGACAACTATGCCGAAGTTCTTGCCAAAGGTGGTATGGATCTTATCTTCAAGAACCTGAACACAGCCATGGAGTCTCCCGAAGATACCGCTGCACGTCAGAATATGCACGATGCATCTTGTATGGGTGGTTTCGCGTTCAATAATTCATGGTTGGGTATTGCCCATTCATTGGCTCACCAGTTGGGTGGAATGTATGGTATTCCTCACGGTTGCGCAAATGCGATTGTACTGCCTAACGTAATCCGATTCAACAGCAAAGCAACAGGCCGTTACGAAGAACTGGCACAGGTGTTGGGCAAAACTTCTACCGAAGAATTTGCACAGGCGGTTGAACAACTTAGAAGCAGCGTGAACGTAATTGGTTCGATCAAGGAATTTGGCATCAGTGAAGAGGAATGGAATAAGAACCTGAACTACTTGGCAACAAAC